ACGCATTCGTTAATAATTAGAAAAACATGCAGTGATCGATACTGTTTATAATCAATTAACAAGACTGAAATTTAAAAGTTGagttcaattcaatttgttgcATTCACAGTTAACATGTAAACATTCTAAACATTTCACTGACACAGGTCCTGCATTCGTAGAATTTTCTCGTGctaattagaaatatataaatgcataaattatatattatattctatatatatgtataaatataatttataatatattctataattcTTAATATTCTATTCCAATCCTTAATATTCATtcttaatattctaatattattcttcaatataaatatatatataatatactctatattaaatattttatgtattatatatatgtattatttatatcttttatattacatattttatttacattatatacatatatatttttcatatattatatttttcttacATTCCTATAACATAACAATCaatcatctctctctctctctctctctctctctctctctctctctctctctctcaactaGAATTTCCAATAATCGAACATCCTCCATAAAATTATTTACGCCATTAAAAAAAGCAACATTTATCTATCATATTTGGCTTACCAGTTCTCGGTGCCGGCGACTGCACAACGTCCGCGTCGTCCTGGATGCGATCATTGTTCATCTTCTCCTCCTCGATGATTTTCTCCTTGTCAGTTTGCTTATCGATTTCTATCGTCTCGTCCGTGTCGTGTTTCGACCTCGTCGATCTCGAACTTTCGCTCTTCGTCGAAGACTTCACCGACCGCGTTTCGCGTTTCCGCGCGGACTCCTCTTCGTCGTGGTCGTCATCGGCTATTTCCGGTTCCTTGTTCACGGCCGTATCAGCCGCAGCGTTCGCCTCGTTAGGTTCGTCCTCCTTCCCCGTCGACGAGCTATTGCTGCTTCCGGACTTCAGCCTCGGCGGTTTCGGCGGCGGCGTGGAACCGGAAGTCATCCTCGCCGGACTTTTCTCTTCCTTGTCTTTATCGTCCGACTCCGCCGTCGCGTCACCTGGCTCCGAATCCTCGTTCTCCCGATTATCCGTCGCGCCGTCTTCCTCGTTCGGCCGTTTCGCATCCTCCGATTCGTTCCCCGCCGTCTCTTCGTTCGCCACGTTATTGTTCTCTTCGTTCTTCTCCTCGTCGTTCGCGTCCTCCGACGTCTTCGTTTCTTGGACCGGGTTCTCGCTCTCCGTCTGCGCTTCTGGCacgttattgttgttattattctcTGCCTCTTTGTCGTCGTTCTCCGGCTTCGGTTCTTCCGTCGCGGAATTTTCACGCGGCTCTTCGGTAGCCACTTCCGGTGTCTGTTTAGTCGATTCGTTGTCCGACGTTGTTTCTCTCGGAGAAGATTCCGCCGGCTTTTCCGGGCTGTCAGCTCTCTCGATATTGTTCATCGAATCGGTGTCACGGTTCGTCGCGGTTTCTTCATTATTTTCCGCGTCTATCTGAACACTTTCCGTCTTCGATTCTGCAGCCAGTTCCTCCGTTGTGTTATTCTCGTCGCTGTTCGTCTCCGTCacgttctcgttgatcttgtccTGCTGCAGGTCGTTGTGTCGTCTGCTTAGTGGGACTTTTAAGGGCGGCAATGTTCCTCTCTTCTGCAGAGTTTCCTACAATGAATCGTCGTATCGAACGATTAAACGAGTATCTTATTAAATGACGAATAAATATTATAGCGAAGGGTGTCAGAGTATGCAGGGTGTCATAAAAATATCTCACCGGAAAATGGAGagttcctaaggtcatttcaagtaactttttcctcagcgaaaatgcaatccgaggcttcgtttgcgagttattaacgaaaaacagtgaccaatgagaggcggacTCGGTTTGCGCGAGGCggggccgagccaatcagcggtactgggcttcgtgcgctcattggctcagccccgcctcgcgccaaccaaGCTCCCCtattattggtcactgtttttcgttaatatctcgtaaacgaagccgcggattgcattttcgctgagggaaaattgacttcaaatcacctcaagaACCCTCCATTTTCGGATTACGAGATTTTTGCAGTTTTCGGAACACCCTTTATAACACTTGTCTCAAGCGGACCACCCTGTACAATAACGGCGATGgttgtttattttgaaatcaataTAGACTGCGCTAATGGATTATTCAATGAAGCAACTGGTACTAATTGGAATTTGAGTTACCATCTGCGACGTTTCGTTTTCCTTGGCCGTCGAATTAATGGGCGCCCGTCTGCAGCCGACTAAAATTGTGTGGCAGCCACCGCATGCAACCTTTAATTTCGAAAGAGTGAATCAATTACTCGGAACTGGATACATGAAAAAATGTTCGGTTCATTAAGATTACACGATGTGCCGGTAATTACCTTCGAGACGACGAGCTCCTTGTATCTCGGAGCGAAAGTCAGCTCGTGGACATTGTTCTCGTTTTCCTCCAGACCCAATTTCCCGTGTCTCCCGTCGCCGCATGTGAACAGTTTTCCGGAGCCTGTTGTAACAAATTGACGATCGAAGGAGACAGAAAATTACTGATGGAAAATCGTGAGAAATGTTTAACTACTAACTAATTGGTagcaatgaataaataaaaacaaaGTATTAATATTGCAGCCGTTTACAtaagaattataatattatatattgtataaatatattaatataattcttatataatatatattaattacataataattatatatatatatatatatatatatatatatatatatataatgtaatataagaattatattaatataattcttatataatatatattaattatatatatatatataatataatataagaattatattaatatatgtatatatattcttgtatctattatatatttatacatatcttATGATAAGTCTTCAGTGAAATTTTACTGTAAAGTATTTTATATTACAAGAATTTTACGCATAATGAGCAGAATTGTATCGTGAATGTTATAGTTCATTTCATTGTTACACCGTTAACAAACTTCGCGACAAATTGTTGACGGTAAATGTCCGCAGAGTTGTTCCCATTAATTTTCCGAGCTTTGACAAAATTGATTGTCGAAATTTACCGGTAACAATGGCGGTGTGGCTTTCCCCGCAGCCGATGTGAGAAACACTTTCATTTTGCAGGGCACCGCGTGGAAGGAGTTTCGGCGTGTCCAGTTCCGTGACATTTGACCCAAGCCCCAATTGTCCACACGAGTTACTCCCGGTACAATATAGGTTTCCATTATCTAGGAACCACGAGataatattttgcaaaattgtCAGACatttattataacatttttCGCACTGTCCCATCCATTTCATGTTTTCCTCGTAACGCTTCTGTCGCGAATTCGATCACAAACTCGTACAAACAAGTTTAGGAACGAAGGTTTTTCTCGACTTCGAGTCTAAGTAGCAGAtattaattgtaaaaataatgaaGAACATAAATGTGAATAAAGTGTAGAAGATTACGAGATAGAATACTATATGTTATTactgaataaaaattattgttagTGAAATGCTATTATTGCGCTAAAATACTATTATTACCGAAATACTATTAGTTATTACcaaataactataatataacctTGCGAACATACTATCGCAAGGATTATAGTACAGTTCTCTCGAGACTTATTTTTAACAATAAGCGCGTCATTTTTGCGCCTGTATTTCCCTGGAGTTCTCGATATTCAATTATTCTGATTAAAGTAATTAGAGGGACAGCCGGTGAAAGAACGCGAAGAAATGTCATGAGTATTGCATGCCTCTTACCAGCTAAAATAATAGTATGATGACCGCCGCACGCCACGTGCACAGCCGGGCCGGGCAATTGCATTTGTTTCGGCACGATCTGCGTTGAAAATTTCGCATCGATCCCTAATTTCCCGCTTTCCGTCTCGCCGCAAACGTAAACGAGACCGCTCTCTGGAAACATAATTCGATGCCTGGAAGTTCTGACACGGTGACACATATTTCCGTCGACAATCACGTGAAAACACGACCCAGTTTTCTAATCTGGCTGCCATGGTCGACGGTTTACGAACACGGTAACTAGTTAATTAACGTGGAGAACAGGCGTTTCGAAATTCGAGCGAATTATTTTTCAGCTAAACTCGAGCAATCCCATTTTGCAATTAACATCGGGCACAGTGCGCAAATTGTGTTTTACAAGTTCCAACGAACCGATCGAACGATGTATGTTTATCTTGCATATCGAAACGAGGTGCTGCATTTACATGGACAAAAACGAGTTGATCGAAAAATCGAAAATAGCGAAAACATCGATGCGATACATTTGTACAAAACGAACACTTTTTCTCGACTATtgtataaaatagataaaactgTATTTCTTCGTTGAACAATGTCTTCGCTGTTCTGTCTTtcgtttatcaatttttattgtgaATGCACTAAATCGTTAAAACGATCGAAgaaagaaacaaacgtgtccgtAGTTTTTCTGCATCTTGCAATTCGCATAAAGATCAGCGAACTAgttattgattatttatttcgttCAATAAATAAAACAAGACCTCGATTCGCTTATATTTCGCGCATAGAACTCGAAACTCCGATGTCAATCCTACTGTCCGGAGAAGATAAAAAAGgtcaatatagtaaattctctctaattgacgctcagattgtgcacgaaaatgcacaatttgggaagacgagatacgattattcaaggtATTAATAAATAAGCGTAATAATACCTATtactaaaaataaataatacctaATTTATTTATACAGCCGCAAGGCTATATACCTAAATGCCTATTAAATAATAggcatcgtttttatagttgtcggcaatcggtaactataaaagcaagccgcgagactcgaacaatcgtgtctcttcttcgcaaattgtccattttttttttgtacaGAAGCAAACAGGAAGTCACCTGTCAGAAAAGAAGAATGATAATAGCCGGCGCTAATTTGTTTGACTGGTTCGGGTATGTGGACTTTTGTCGGTTTGTTTACCAAACCGGAAACGTCAGGTAAACCCAGTTGGCCCTCGAGATTGCTGCCCCACGCGAAAACGCCGCCATCGCTGGTGAGGGCGAGGGAATGATGGGAGCCAGCTGCGATTTGAACTATCGTTGGTCCAGCCAGTCCCGTGTCGTACACTAACACCGGGGAGCTTGCGGAATCTCCAATCGCTGATCTTCCCCGACCCAGTTGTCCTTCTTGATCGCTGCCGCAGGCAAAAATCTTCTGCGAATCTGAAACATCGACGTTCGCGGCTGTACGACGCTACGCGTACACGCGTGAAGCTGCTGttgcaaatacagtaatttctccaggAAATGCTAAATTTAGGGATGCTGCGAATcgccctgtgctagtcctacgcctgtgtaatttattgctacgccgatgctaagggtcgatggGTAGTCGGAATCTCAATTGTACCTAAATACATTCAAACCTAACAACCTAATAATTTGTTTaatacgaattgccttcgaatcgtgtcacgtggcctccgaattgccttcgaatcgtgtaatCGTGTAATTCCAGTGCAATTTAAGAGcaaaatttgtataaatataaGTTGTTTAATAAGTGTTCAACTTCTAAATTAtttgtccttcgaatcgtgtcacgtggcctccgaattgccttcgaatcgtggcaaaaaattggaaataaaaagATCTTCCACAATTCCGGTTTCAATTTCtggcagaaattactgtatctatATTGTAATCGTCGAACGAGTCCGAAGAGTTCTAAAATTGAAAGGGCATTAAAGTAATTAACGCGCTCGGAAATAAAAGTGTCACGAACACGGGCGCAATGTAGGCCGTCGGTGACGACAGATAGAAATCTTCGGTGTGACAAATGTGTTTGCCGCGTGCTTTGTTGCTTAAAATGTGGCTGATCATTTTCCTTCCTGAGAAAGCTGCTTTTTTTTATCTAATTAACCATCTTATCGCGCGGCTTGCGAGAATGCAGGAGCGCCCGCGACACGTTTTCTTGATCGAGATACAGCGGCTTCCTAAAGACGAACAAGAGTAAATATAATATTCCTTaacagaccgcggatcttcgcgcaaaataaaaatgatcttcgtCTGGATCGCGAAAAAACGCGAGTCgaatagaaaaattgttttcttcgttaaatAATTTCAGCGAGATAAAAATAATACACAAATGTCCTTCGATTCTTTTAATATTCTTTGAATCTCGCCTgatcattttgttgttgttacaaatgcataaaatccgcagtcgataGTGGAAGAACTGAAACCAACCGTGAAGTAACGTTTCGGAGCACATGGACTAAACGAGATTAAAGTTGCCAATAAATTACGCCCGTTAAGATCGTTGAAGCAGTTTTCCTCTGCAACAAAATTAGCTCGCCGATAAAACTAACGATGTGGCTTTACTTTTCACAACATGCTACAACAAAGGAGttcgattgaaaaaatcgatgAGGAAAGCTGTTTTTGGAACCGACCGTGTATTAAGCAGCGTCCAGATTATACATCGTATTCTATTAAACGAAcgttattaattaatatcgtCGCAAATGTGAATtatggaaataaaaatattctcgcTCGTTTCGGACGAAGCTTTATTCGCAGCTGTTTCGAAAATAGAAATCGATATCGCAGCTGTCTTCGGATCCTTAGTTAAAACGTGGAATTATGGGTAGAACGCGCTTGAAGGGTGAAATAAATTAGGAACGGGTCAGTTAGGCGTGAATATATTACGACGGCTGGCGAGATTTGGGTTGGCTTCGGTTGGATTTAGGATAATGTAAAATTAACCGAACGAGACCCAGACATTTTCCCTCTACACGTATATTCGCTAAATCGCGTTGCCGATTCTTCGATCATCCGGATCTATTTTTATTCCACAGAATTAAACGTTTTCGATCGCGAGAAACGGTCACGGTAGTTTCGACGAATTTACGGAATCGAAGAAGATTACACAACAAGAAGCGATATTAATTTAGATATTAAATGTTAATATTGAAACATTTGCAAAAGTAGTTGGCGATATTCGATATTCGTCGATGGCAGTTCAGTcgacaattttaatttaatgtatCATTTTATGCACCTATAGCAAACATGAATAGAAGAAATTCGACAGGAAAACTGCGTTTAATAAATTTGAGAATTCTGGCGtagtttctattatattatattgtatattatattgtatatttatgtgttatatttatattgtatattaaattgta
This genomic stretch from Megalopta genalis isolate 19385.01 chromosome 5, iyMegGena1_principal, whole genome shotgun sequence harbors:
- the LOC117219739 gene encoding uncharacterized protein LOC117219739 isoform X2; this translates as MGLSDLEAIPDSGAVFTIGRSRFADNIASHFFIRKDPVVSITCGDEHSAVICQTGRLFVFGSNDWGQLGLGHKNHISKPSCVKVLKPEKVTHVACGRAHTLICTDSQKIFACGSDQEGQLGRGRSAIGDSASSPVLVYDTGLAGPTIVQIAAGSHHSLALTSDGGVFAWGSNLEGQLGLPDVSGLVNKPTKVHIPEPVKQISAGYYHSSFLTESGLVYVCGETESGKLGIDAKFSTQIVPKQMQLPGPAVHVACGGHHTIILADNGNLYCTGSNSCGQLGLGSNVTELDTPKLLPRGALQNESVSHIGCGESHTAIVTGSGKLFTCGDGRHGKLGLEENENNVHELTFAPRYKELVVSKVACGGCHTILVGCRRAPINSTAKENETSQMETLQKRGTLPPLKVPLSRRHNDLQQDKINENVTETNSDENNTTEELAAESKTESVQIDAENNEETATNRDTDSMNNIERADSPEKPAESSPRETTSDNESTKQTPEVATEEPRENSATEEPKPENDDKEAENNNNNNVPEAQTESENPVQETKTSEDANDEEKNEENNNVANEETAGNESEDAKRPNEEDGATDNRENEDSEPGDATAESDDKDKEEKSPARMTSGSTPPPKPPRLKSGSSNSSSTGKEDEPNEANAAADTAVNKEPEIADDDHDEEESARKRETRSVKSSTKSESSRSTRSKHDTDETIEIDKQTDKEKIIEEEKMNNDRIQDDADVVQSPAPRTGKMAKIFKAKRQQAIENGTKIASNASHKSKSKTCNIL
- the LOC117219739 gene encoding uncharacterized protein LOC117219739 isoform X1; translation: MGLSDLEAIPDSGAVFTIGRSRFADNIASHFFIRKDPVVSITCGDEHSAVICQTGRLFVFGSNDWGQLGLGHKNHISKPSCVKVLKPEKVTHVACGRAHTLICTAANVDVSDSQKIFACGSDQEGQLGRGRSAIGDSASSPVLVYDTGLAGPTIVQIAAGSHHSLALTSDGGVFAWGSNLEGQLGLPDVSGLVNKPTKVHIPEPVKQISAGYYHSSFLTESGLVYVCGETESGKLGIDAKFSTQIVPKQMQLPGPAVHVACGGHHTIILADNGNLYCTGSNSCGQLGLGSNVTELDTPKLLPRGALQNESVSHIGCGESHTAIVTGSGKLFTCGDGRHGKLGLEENENNVHELTFAPRYKELVVSKVACGGCHTILVGCRRAPINSTAKENETSQMETLQKRGTLPPLKVPLSRRHNDLQQDKINENVTETNSDENNTTEELAAESKTESVQIDAENNEETATNRDTDSMNNIERADSPEKPAESSPRETTSDNESTKQTPEVATEEPRENSATEEPKPENDDKEAENNNNNNVPEAQTESENPVQETKTSEDANDEEKNEENNNVANEETAGNESEDAKRPNEEDGATDNRENEDSEPGDATAESDDKDKEEKSPARMTSGSTPPPKPPRLKSGSSNSSSTGKEDEPNEANAAADTAVNKEPEIADDDHDEEESARKRETRSVKSSTKSESSRSTRSKHDTDETIEIDKQTDKEKIIEEEKMNNDRIQDDADVVQSPAPRTGKMAKIFKAKRQQAIENGTKIASNASHKSKSKTCNIL